A DNA window from Drosophila biarmipes strain raj3 chromosome 2R, RU_DBia_V1.1, whole genome shotgun sequence contains the following coding sequences:
- the LOC108036229 gene encoding putative phosphatidate phosphatase, which produces MSSLRPGSVSDTTPLQRFESQSSSGEEPSSPTASSIIAAAAAAAAAAAASSNQAPNHNNNNVKLDLQLPTFVGNSGGHGYIVPNNKAALRGPRQIFGRILMDLCLLSCVGLPMLGLSLYGEAFKRGFFCDDSSLRHPYKESTMPSWILYLMCGALPFSVMIVVEFFRAQDKRGSFQKHRMGSGYHLCHLELPSWLLECYHRIGIFVFGLGVEQLSTNIAKYSIGRLRPHFYTLCQPIMNGTDCSNPINAGRYIEDFSCAALDITSKQFKDMRLSFPSGHASFACYAMLYLVIYLQRRMLWKRMRMLRHLLQFLLLMFAWYTALTRVSDYKHHWSDVLAGSGIGLTYAVIVTSTMW; this is translated from the exons ATGAGCAGCCTGCGCCCGGGCAGCGTTAGTGATACCACGCCGCTCCAGAGGTTCGAAAGCCAGAGCAGCAGCGGCGAAGAGCCGTCTTCGCCGACGGCTTCTAGTATCAtagccgctgccgccgccgccgccgccgccgctgctgcgtCCTCGAACCAAGCGcccaaccacaacaacaacaatgtgaAGCTGGACCTCCAGTTGCCAACTTTCGTTGGTAACTCCGGCGGCCATGGGTACATTGTGCCCAACAACAAGGCGGCCTTACGGGGCCCGCGACAAATCTTCGGAAGGATTCTCATGGACCTCTGTTTGCTCAGCTGCG tTGGTCTACCCATGCTGGGACTCTCGCTCTATGGCGAAGCCTTCAAGCGCGGATTCTTCTGCGACGATTCTTCGCTGCGACATCCCTATAAAGAGTCCACCATGCCCAGCTGGATTCTTTACCTGATGTGTGGCGCCTTGCCCTTTTCTGTG ATGATTGTGGTGGAGTTCTTCAGGGCCCAGGACAAGCGGGGTTCTTTTCAGAAGCACAGGATGGGCAGTGGCTACCACCTCTGCCACTTGGAGTTGCCCTCTTGGCTGCTGGAGTGCTATCATAGGATAGGAATCTTTGTCTTCGGGCTGGGCGTAGAGCAGCTATCCACGAATATAGCCAAGTACTCTATTGGCAGACTTCGGCCTCACTTCTACACT CTCTGCCAACCCATTATGAACGGCACCGATTGCAGTAACCCCATAAATGCGGGACGTTATATCGAGGATTTCTCCTGTGCAGCCTTAGATATAACTTCAAAGCAGTTTAAGGACATGCGCCTATCCTTTCCCAGTGGACACGCCAGTTTCGCCTGCTATGCCATGCTCTATCTGGTG ATTTACCTACAACGTAGAATGCTGTGGAAGCGCATGCGTATGCTGAGGCACCTTCTCCAAtttctgctgctgatgttcGCCTGGTACACGGCTCTTACCAGAGTTTCCGACTATAAGCACCACTGGTCCGATGTTCTGGCGGGATCAGGAATCGGTCTTACCTATGCTGTTATTGTG ACGTCTACTATGTGGTAG
- the LOC108036309 gene encoding trichohyalin, protein MDVVEFLTRTDRRNLKSHIGFQVAQKMREWYEDVDNRRWNLSLLLQKEALEADERIAEMLQEQADEADRKRHEWIEMERLKREEAEKELVKLKKQQREIENYEAHRHMLTKEILLESKQAQLHQIEEKKALKRRQACVEILWQRVWQRLDDSRAQQEQYELKLRNLIESRCQAQNLDRDREQKDQLAKDVMAEQRECSQALEIAAEMDVLKKQEDLKKVKFKRRQQLTDLQDQIKKNLKISAQQSQASLREDLGNNILEDRQIYEELMAKRCARTHNRDWHRRYMTHTAEERAARKEADRRLDRKYLGTGCVLSQQQKQPYGKEVR, encoded by the exons ATGGACGTTGTGGAATTTCTCACTCGGACCGACCGTCGCAATCTCAAATCTCACATAGGATTCCAGGTGGCGCAAAAGATGCGGGAATGGTATGAGGATGTGGACAATCGCCGATGGAATCTCAGCCTTCTACTCCAAAAGGAGGCTCTAGAAGCGGATGAGAGGATTGCAGAAATGCTGCAGGAACAAGCCGATGAGGCGGATCGAAAGCGGCACGAGTGGATCGAAATGGAGAGATTGAAGAGGGAGGAGGCCGAAAAGGAACTGGTCAAGCTCAAAAAGCAGCAAAGAGAAAT TGAAAATTACGAGGCCCATCGTCATATGCTAACGAAGGAGATACTCCTGGAATCGAAGCAGGCTCAACTCCACCAAATCGAGGAGAAAAAGGCTCTGAAACGCCGCCAAGCCTGTGTAGAGATCCTCTGGCAGCGCGTGTGGCAGAGACTGGATGACAGTAGAGCCCAGCAGGAGCAATATGAGCTGAAGTTGAGGAACTTGATAGAGAGCAGGTGCCAGGCTCAAAATCTGGACAGGGATCGGGAGCAGAAGGACCAGCTGGCCAAGGATGTGATGGCAGAGCAACGCGAATGTTCCCAAGC CCTGGAAATCGCTGCCGAAATGGATGTCCTCAAAAAACAAGAGGACCTCAAGAAGGTGAAATTCAAACGGCGCCAGCAACTCACTGACTTGCAGGATCAGATCAAGAAGAACCTGAAGATCAGTGCCCAGCAATCGCAGGCCAGCCTACGTGAGGATCTGGGGAACAACATACTCGAGGACCGACAGATTTACGAGGAGCTCATGGCGAAGCGTTGCGCCAGG ACCCACAACCGCGACTGGCACCGGCGCTATATGACACATACGGCTGAGGAGCGTGCCGCCCGAAAGGAGGCAGATCGGCGGCTGGACCGGAAATATCTGGGCACTGGGTGTGTGCTCAgccagcagcaaaagcagccgTATGGCAAAGAAGTGCGCTAA